From Cryptomeria japonica unplaced genomic scaffold, Sugi_1.0 HiC_scaffold_28, whole genome shotgun sequence, a single genomic window includes:
- the LOC131079665 gene encoding phospholipase A1-Igamma1, chloroplastic-like, producing the protein MAVFPLPQLEDNAVLLPSSQTNSTQPQLCDVWRDIQGAHNWNGLLDPMVPNLKAEALRYGNLAQLCYDAFDGKSYSKNYGTCYHSKRDLFNKMGMSESGYQVTKYVYANTNLLNQVFGEKPKDQGVWLGFIAVCTDPNEIRRLGRRDIVIAWRGTQTAEEWIEDLRDILVPTRLSYRCKRTGKNQEHHFADGVLIERGFLSCYTSTVRHRQGAAGATVNISTRDLVVSEIERLIQVYEKEMDNLSITFTGHSLGAALATLSAYDIKQMLCTKHNFHQIPVTVFAFASPRVGNLAFAKRVEEIGVKVLRFVNKRDVVPKVPGVCMNENVGCLSKLLHWLPWTYFHVGFELPLHNNSPFIQHTHNLAYFHNLELYLHLLDGYVGSKQPFSWSGRDHALVNKSCDLLREKYEIPPKWWQEQNKGLVKGPDGKWTQPSEEE; encoded by the coding sequence ATGGCCGTATTTCCATTGCCCCAGCTTGAAGATAATGCTGTATTATTACCCAGTTCCCAAACTAACTCAACGCAGCCTCAGCTATGTGACGtatggagagatatacaaggtgcCCATAATTGGAATGGTTTGCTTGATCCCATGGTGCCCAATTTGAAAGCTGAAGCTCTCAGATATGGGAATTTGGCACAGCTTTGTTACGACGCATTTGATGGCAAAAGCTACTCCAAAAACTACGGCACATGTTATCACAGTAAAAGAGATCTGTTCAATAAGATGGGCATGTCTGAAAGTGGCTACCAAGTCACTAAATATGTTTACGCCAATACTAATCTGTTAAATCAAGTTTTTGGTGAGAAACCAAAAGACCAAGGTGTTTGGTTGGGTTTTATTGCAGTTTGCACGGATCCAAATGAGATAAGAAGGCTTGGACGACGAGACATAGTGATTGCATGGAGAGGAACTCAGACTGCTGAAGAATGGATAGAAGACCTGAGAGATATTCTTGTACCTACAAGATTATCCTATAGATGCAAGAGGACAGGCAAAAACCAAGAGCATCATTTCGCGGATGGAGTACTAATTGAGAGAGGATTCCTGAGCTGCTATACTTCAACTGTCCGTCACCGTCAAGGCGCTGCAGGAGCCACTGTGAACATCAGCACCAGAGATTTGGTAGTCTCAGAGATAGAACGATTGATTCAAGTTTATGAAAAAGAGATGGACAATTTAAGCATAACATTTACGGGACACAGCTTAGGAGCTGCTCTTGCAACCTTGAGCGCTTATGATATCAAACAAATGCTTTGCACCAAGCATAATTTTCATCAAATTCCCGTCACCGTCTTCGCTTTTGCCTCTCCCCGGGTGGGAAATCTTGCGTTTGCTAAACGGGTGGAGGAGATTGGAGTGAAAGTGCTGAGGTTTGTGAACAAGCGTGACGTGGTTCCCAAAGTGCCCGGAGTTTGTATGAACGAGAACGTGGGATGCCTCAGCAAATTGCTGCATTGGCTTCCGTGGACATACTTTCATGTTGGCTTCGAGCTTCCTTTACACAACAATTCTCCATTCATTCAGCACACCCATAATCTTGCCTACTTTCATAATTTAGAGCTTTACTTGCATTTACTGGACGGGTATGTTGGAAGTAAGCAGCCGTTTTCTTGGAGTGGAAGAGATCATGCTCTGGTTAATAAGAGCTGTGATTTATTGCGCGAGAAATATGAAATTCCTCCAAAATGGTGGCAGGAACAGAACAAGGGCCTCGTTAAAGGTCCAGATGGCAAATGGACGCAGCCATCAGAAGAGGAATAA
- the LOC131861603 gene encoding phospholipase A1-Igamma1, chloroplastic-like: MAVFPLPQLEDNAVLLPSSQTNSTQPQLCDVWRDIQGAHNWNGLLDPMVPNLKAEALRYGNLAQLCYDAFDGKSYSKNYGTCYHSKRDLFNKMGMSESGYQVTKYVYANTNLLNQVFGEKPKDQGVWLGFIAVCTDPNEIRRLGRRDIVIAWRGTQTAEEWIEDLRDILVPTRLSYRCKRTGKNQEHHFADGVLIERGFLSCYTSTVRHRQGAAGATVNISTRDLVVSEIERLIQVYEKEMDNLSITFTGHSLGAALATLSAYDIKQMLCTKHNFHQIPVTVFAFASPRVGNLAFAKRVEEIGVKVLRFVNKRDVVPKVPGVCMNENVGCLSKLLHWLPWTYFHVGFELPLHNHSPFIQHTHNLAYFHNLELYLHLLDGYVGSKQPFSWSGRDHALVNKSCDLLREKYEIPPKWWQEQNKGLVKGPDGKWTQPSEEE; encoded by the coding sequence ATGGCCGTATTTCCATTGCCCCAGCTTGAAGATAATGCTGTATTATTACCCAGTTCCCAAACTAACTCAACGCAGCCTCAGCTATGTGACGtatggagagatatacaaggtgcCCATAATTGGAATGGTTTGCTTGATCCCATGGTGCCCAATTTGAAAGCTGAAGCTCTCAGATATGGGAATTTGGCACAGCTTTGTTACGACGCATTTGATGGCAAAAGCTACTCCAAAAACTACGGCACATGTTATCACAGTAAAAGAGATCTGTTCAATAAGATGGGCATGTCTGAAAGTGGCTACCAAGTCACTAAATATGTTTACGCCAATACTAATCTGTTAAATCAAGTTTTTGGTGAGAAACCAAAAGACCAAGGTGTTTGGTTGGGTTTTATTGCAGTTTGCACGGATCCAAATGAGATAAGAAGGCTTGGACGACGAGACATAGTGATTGCATGGAGAGGAACTCAGACTGCTGAAGAATGGATAGAAGACCTGAGAGATATTCTTGTACCTACAAGATTATCCTATAGATGCAAGAGGACAGGCAAAAACCAAGAGCATCATTTCGCGGATGGAGTACTAATTGAGAGAGGATTCCTGAGCTGCTATACTTCAACTGTCCGTCACCGTCAAGGCGCTGCAGGAGCCACTGTGAACATCAGCACCAGAGATTTGGTAGTCTCAGAGATAGAACGATTGATTCAAGTTTATGAAAAAGAGATGGACAATTTAAGCATAACATTTACGGGACACAGCTTAGGAGCTGCTCTTGCAACCTTGAGCGCTTATGATATCAAACAAATGCTTTGCACCAAGCATAATTTTCATCAAATTCCCGTCACCGTCTTCGCTTTTGCCTCTCCCCGGGTGGGAAATCTTGCGTTTGCTAAACGGGTGGAGGAGATTGGAGTGAAAGTGCTGAGGTTTGTGAACAAGCGTGACGTGGTTCCCAAAGTGCCCGGAGTTTGTATGAACGAGAACGTGGGATGCCTCAGCAAATTGCTGCATTGGCTTCCGTGGACATACTTTCATGTTGGCTTCGAGCTTCCTTTACACAACCATTCTCCATTCATTCAGCACACCCATAATCTTGCCTACTTTCATAATTTAGAGCTTTACTTGCATTTACTGGACGGGTATGTTGGAAGTAAGCAGCCGTTTTCTTGGAGTGGAAGAGATCATGCTCTGGTTAATAAGAGCTGTGATTTATTGCGCGAGAAATATGAAATTCCTCCAAAATGGTGGCAGGAACAGAACAAGGGCCTCGTTAAAGGTCCAGATGGCAAATGGACGCAGCCATCAGAAGAGGAATAA